Within uncultured Methanoregula sp., the genomic segment AAAGAGGATCTCGCTAATTTTCAAAATCCCGTGCAGTTTTTTCAGGAAATTTTTTCGTAATATCCGGCAGCACCGCACGCGGCACACAAGCCATCGGGTCCTAGGGAATAATCCGGTACCATCTCGCCGCACTTCGGGCACGTGACCGAAGTCCATGCTCTCTTTCCCTCAACCTTTACCCTGACCCGTTCCCCGGATAGGATCTTTCGCCCGGCAGAAAATATCTCGTCGAAGAGTGGATTGGTCATCGTCTTCTTGTCAAAATCCGGGCTGTTGGTGAACCAGGAATGAATGATGGGAAACCGGGAAAGTTTTCCGGAATCAACGTATACCCGGACACCCTCCGCTGAATTTCCGTCAGAGGCTTTGTTAACCGTGAAGGCAAACCTGCCGAGATCAACGATACGCAGCCGGTTGTTCCCGTAGGTACAATGGGCGATCACCTGGAGAGCATCGGGAGCACATTTCTGTGTTTCGCAAACCGCATACAGTTTTTGATCCGTGTCGGTATCAATTCCCAGCAATTCGAGTGCATAATCGACCATAAAAGCCCCGATGAGAAGACCCGGGGCTGGGAAGGTATGGAACGCGATACACCGGAACAGGTAATATTTGACGCGGGGATCCACTCCGCAGGCGTCCATGCGTTCATTCAGTTCGTCCAGAGAATATTCCTTATGCATCATACCAGGGCTGTGCTTGTGGTTATCCATATTATTCCTCCTGATGCTGATAATCCGTGATGAGGATCCGCCAACAGAATTTTTTAGTGAACAGGCTTTTCCCGGGATATGGGTTTCCAGCAGGAATATCCCATATCGTCACGGGATTTTGAACTCCCTCAATGTTATAAACTATTTACATTTAACTTTTTGTAAAAATAAACCAAATTACCAAAACTTATATGATCGAAAAAACAACAGCATGGTGATAGGTATGGGCTCATCAAAAGACGTGATGGAACTATTCGCAGAGAGAGACCTTCGCCAGCAATTTCCCGTATACGACGGATGGAACGTCGCACCGGTGAATACATCACCCAGTGCCGGCCGGTTTTACCAGGTCTCCCGGAAAAAGTGGTATGATGAGGAAGTCGCCTTTGTCGCGGTCTCTTTCGCTCAGTCACCCGATGAAGAATTGATCTGTGCACTCGATGCCCTTCCCAATGGTCAGGGCTCCAAAACGAAAAAATACCTGCTCACCCCACAGGCCGCTGATACTTCGGACATCCCGCCCCACGTACGGATCCTTCTGATGAACGCATTTGCATTCGCCGAAGGAAATCTTGTCTGGCTGACAAAGAAGAAGAATGCCCGAAGGGTTTTACCGGAACAGGCAGCAGCGTCCTGACCCCCACGTATCCCCGATGATAACACGCCAGCATCTCGGACTCGCCCTGATCTGCGGGCTCATTCCCGCCAGTGCTACCGTGGGTTTCAATCCATTTCTTGTATTCGTGATACTGGCAGGTACCGGTATCGGGATTATCCTTCCGGATATCCATATGAAACGCCCGAAAACAACCCGGCTCCTGACCGTAGCCTGGTGTATCGTGCAGGCCGGAAGGCGGACCTGTATCCCCGTGATGTGCCGGCTCTACCGGATAGCCCCCGGAATAAAAATCCGGACGGACGACAAGCGACTCACGCACTCGGTTCCCGGTATTTTCCTGTATTTCACTCTGCTTGCAGGAATTGCTGGTGCCTTCGTTCTCTTGTCCGGGAATCGTATTTCCCTGACCCTCGTGGCGGCATTCCTCTTCGGGCTGTTTATGGGCATGCTCTTCCATCTTGCCGGAGATCTCTGCACGAGGAAAGGGATCGCGGTCTTCTTTCCGTTTTCCGGCACTGAAATTCATGGCTCCATCCGCCCGTGCGATACCAGTGATCCCCGGATTCCCCGGTTCCATCTCCAGCAGGCATCGGTCCTCATCGTTTTCCTGGTATTCCAGATTCTGGCTCCCCTGCCGGCAGCTGCCATGATCCCCTTAGGCCTTCTTGGAACCTGTGCCTGCCTCGGATCAATGGTGTGCCAGTCCGATATCCGCATCGAACCTGCCGGGGGAATGGGCTCCCCGGCCCGGGAAGGGACTATCGTATGAGTTTCCTCCATGAGAACACCCGGGTCTACGGCCCGGAAAAAGCCGAATATTATAATGACCTGGCCCAGAACGTTTTTTTCCCGGTCTACCCGGTCATCGCTCACCAGATCCTGAAGCGGGCGGATATCGATACCGGCTGGTGCCTTGATGTCGGCAGCGGGCCGGGACATCTTGCCATCTCGCTTGCGACCCTTTCGGATCTCATGGTCTTTGCCATGGATAATTCCCGGACCATGTGCAGGATTACGGAGGCAAATGTCCGGAAATACCGGCTGGAATCCCGGGTAAAACCGATCTTTGGCAATGCCACACGGATCCCGTTCGATGATGCATCGATGCACCTCATCGTCAGCAGGGAATCGTTTTTCTCCTGGGAGAACCAGTCCAGGGGATTTTCTGAAATTATGCGGGTGCTCCGGCCCGGCGGGATGGCCTGTATCGGCAACGGGTTTGGCAATGCACATCTCCGGGATGCCATCGAACTGCAGATGCGCGAATTGGATCCCGGCTGGGAAGAGAAAATGCGAATCAGGTATGCACGCTGCAATCCTCATATTGTCCGGTCATCGCTTGCAGCTGCCGGGATATACGAGTACGATCTCATCAACGATGATTCGGGATACTGGGTCTGCTTTGGCAAGCGGTGAAGGGAAATTTCCGGGTTTTCCGGCAAAACCAGATCCATCTCACTAAAATAATTGAACGCGAACTCTTTTGGTATGGATGTGGATCTCAAAAAGAAATACGGCATTATGTTCAAGGCAGTGATCATCATGCTGGTCCTCTTGGTGCCAAGGACAATCATCGATCTCTTTGGGTACGACATGGTGCCCATTAACCCGGTAGTCGGTGCATTCATCACCGGCGCCATCTTCACCATCGCGATTATTTTCACCGGTACGTTCACCGACTTCAAGGAAAGCGAGAAGGTTGGAGGCGATCTTGCCGCTTCCTTAAAGGCACTTTACAATGATAGCCGCGTCCTCCCGCTTGCAGACGAAGCACCGGCACGAGTGCTGCGTTCGCATGTGCGGGACCTGCACCGTGCGATCAGGACCTGCTTTAATGAGAACAATTTCAATCTGCACGATATCAACCATGAGATGAACAAGATCAATAACGATATCCGGATCCTTTCCTACCTCAATGTCGCCCCGCCGCTGATTGCAAAACTCCGCAATGAACTGGGTGCGATCGACAAAATGGCCAACCGTGTCGATGTCATCATCAGGACCGATTTTATCCCGGCGGCATATGCCCTTGCCGAGATCGCGACCGGCAGCGTGATCCTGATCCTGTTGTTCGTGAAAATGGATCCCCTTTTCGAAGGCACGATCATTTTTGCCGTAATCACGAGCATGCTGATCGGCCTGCTGCTCCTGATCCGGGATATGGATAACCCGTTTGAGTTCGGGGCCCACACCTTTGCCGATGTCGACCTGGAGACCCTTACGTACCTTGAGACATACTTTGATGAACAGGATGCCGATATGGAACGATTGCAGTCAGGAACTCACTGACCGGAAAAATCTCTTTTTTTCTCCCGGAAAAACCGGGGCACATATCCGGCCTGTTTTCCACGCCCTCACGGATGTAAGCATTTCATTGTCTGTTCCCGGCACGCTCTCCGTATACTCCCTGTTGTTACAAAACCTGATATCTCTCATCAGTTCACTATCAACGCTATATTTTTATGTTTAAACTATAGTTTTAAAAGAAAAAATATATAGTTACAAACGTTCCACTCATCTTTGGTAAACGGAAGTCCGGTTAATCATCGGATTACCGGTGCTGCAAAACGGGATCTGCCCCCTCGGGCAGCACCCGGGAGAATCGGTATGTGCAGGATGTCGTATTTCTCACGAAATTCCCGGGGGCCGTCAGAAACGTCAAATGATCTTTGCGGGACTTGTCGAGGTATGCCATGGCTGTGAATCAGAATCTGGTAAATGAGATAATTATTTCTGGATCAGCAAACGATCCGGTCGTCAGGCTCCAGAATCTTGAGAGGGAGATCGATCAGGTAAAAATTTCCATCAAACGCCTTCTCATGGATATCCGGGAACGGATGAATGAACTCGAGAATCCTCTCATTATCGCCGGACCTGGATCTGTTAAAAAAAATATTAGTCAGGAGATAATGACCCGGCAGGCTGCATTGGAAGCGCGTGAATCGGCTCTTGAAGCACGCGAGTCGAATCTTGAAACAGCAAAAATTCTGCCTGATGTAAAACCCCCGGCAGAAAAGAAAACCGAAAATCCTGATCAGGTTTTCCCGGTGGTGGCAGAGAGGCATCCCCTCCCGGATGAAAAATGTCCTGTACTCGGAAACAACCAATCGGATCTGTCGGCCCGCGCTGTTATTCCTCTCCAACCTGCTCAGGAAACCCTTCCTCTCCCGGATGCTTTCCATCTCTTTTCCTGGACGCAGACAGGCGTAAAAAAATTCGGGTACAACCGTCTCGAAATCCTTGTGGAATCGTATCGTATTATGGGATATATCCGAAAAAAGACCGCAGATGAAATCCGCCAGATTTCGCGTCTTATGCCGGAAAATCTCGGGGACGAGTACGAGGTCGGTCCTGACGATTTTGTCTTTGAACTCTATTCATTAAAACGGATTTTATCCCCCGGTGATACTTCGCTCGATCGGGATATGATCGAAGTGATTATGGAACAACGTCTGCAGGACCCATGTTCCGTGAATGCCTCCACACTTTTCCGCGTTCCGGAAACGAACCGGGGCCGCTCAGTTTTTGAAAAACGGATCGCGAACGAGTGAGCCTTCGAATGAATGTGTATGAAAAAATAGTACGGCGGAGCGGGATGATCCGGGTCATGATTCTTACTATCTCCGTGGACAGGACAATCGGATATCCCGGAGAACAAGAAACGGAGCGACACAGATGATACGTACCCTTCATGCAGTCTGCGCGAAATGCAACACCCCTTTTGACATTCACGAAGAAACCAGCGGGAGAGCCCACCTTCTCCATTGTGTCAGGTGCGGCAGGCACAAACGGATCACGCCGGCGGACCTCAAAGAGTATTGCCGCAGCAATATCAATCTCCTTCTTGCACCTCCATCAGTAACGAGAAGGAACCTGCCGGAACCCGTGAGGCCGATTTTATCCGGTAACCAGCTCGATATCCGGAAATATGCCTACGTGGTGGAACATCTTGCCGGTTTCTGTGTCTGTGGATCTGTTTTCCGGTTTTCGGGAAAGCCCCGC encodes:
- a CDS encoding FmdE family protein, with the translated sequence MDNHKHSPGMMHKEYSLDELNERMDACGVDPRVKYYLFRCIAFHTFPAPGLLIGAFMVDYALELLGIDTDTDQKLYAVCETQKCAPDALQVIAHCTYGNNRLRIVDLGRFAFTVNKASDGNSAEGVRVYVDSGKLSRFPIIHSWFTNSPDFDKKTMTNPLFDEIFSAGRKILSGERVRVKVEGKRAWTSVTCPKCGEMVPDYSLGPDGLCAACGAAGYYEKIS
- a CDS encoding metal-dependent hydrolase, whose translation is MPEGFYRNRQQRPDPHVSPMITRQHLGLALICGLIPASATVGFNPFLVFVILAGTGIGIILPDIHMKRPKTTRLLTVAWCIVQAGRRTCIPVMCRLYRIAPGIKIRTDDKRLTHSVPGIFLYFTLLAGIAGAFVLLSGNRISLTLVAAFLFGLFMGMLFHLAGDLCTRKGIAVFFPFSGTEIHGSIRPCDTSDPRIPRFHLQQASVLIVFLVFQILAPLPAAAMIPLGLLGTCACLGSMVCQSDIRIEPAGGMGSPAREGTIV
- a CDS encoding class I SAM-dependent methyltransferase; translation: MSFLHENTRVYGPEKAEYYNDLAQNVFFPVYPVIAHQILKRADIDTGWCLDVGSGPGHLAISLATLSDLMVFAMDNSRTMCRITEANVRKYRLESRVKPIFGNATRIPFDDASMHLIVSRESFFSWENQSRGFSEIMRVLRPGGMACIGNGFGNAHLRDAIELQMRELDPGWEEKMRIRYARCNPHIVRSSLAAAGIYEYDLINDDSGYWVCFGKR